In a genomic window of Weissella tructae:
- a CDS encoding YqeG family HAD IIIA-type phosphatase, translating to MTEKFTPTWMLDAIYHLTPEQLRTQGIKAVLTDLDNTLIAWNNPDGTPELHRWLAEMAEAEIPVVIVSNNKAPRVARVAEPLSLPFVSRAFKPLTRGLKEAMTDLNLSADEVVMVGDQLLTDVWSSNNAGMRSILVKPILETDQWNTKINRFFEKGVKKRMLAAHPELIWRQELD from the coding sequence ATGACTGAGAAATTTACACCCACTTGGATGTTGGATGCGATTTATCACTTAACTCCTGAACAATTGCGTACGCAAGGGATTAAGGCGGTATTAACAGACTTAGATAACACATTAATTGCGTGGAATAATCCTGATGGAACGCCCGAACTACACCGTTGGTTAGCAGAAATGGCTGAAGCGGAAATTCCCGTTGTGATTGTGTCAAATAACAAGGCACCACGTGTTGCACGTGTGGCTGAGCCCCTATCATTACCATTTGTCTCTCGTGCATTTAAGCCACTTACACGTGGGTTAAAGGAAGCCATGACAGATTTGAACTTATCAGCAGATGAAGTTGTAATGGTCGGTGACCAATTACTAACAGATGTTTGGTCATCTAACAATGCTGGTATGCGTAGTATTTTGGTTAAGCCTATTTTGGAAACTGACCAATGGAATACAAAAATTAACCGATTTTTTGAAAAGGGTGTGAAGAAGCGTATGCTTGCAGCACATCCAGAGCTTATATGGAGGCAAGAACTTGATTAG
- the groL gene encoding chaperonin GroEL (60 kDa chaperone family; promotes refolding of misfolded polypeptides especially under stressful conditions; forms two stacked rings of heptamers to form a barrel-shaped 14mer; ends can be capped by GroES; misfolded proteins enter the barrel where they are refolded when GroES binds) yields MAKDIKFAEDARSKMQIGVDKLANTVKTTIGPKGRNVVLEQAYGAPTITNDGVTIAKAIELEDHFEDMGAKLVAEVASKTNDIAGDGTTTATVLAQAIVNEGMKNVTAGANPVGVRRGIETATATAVKALHEMSKTVSSKEEVAQVASISAANAEVGDLIAEAMDKVGNDGVITIEESKGIETTLDVVEGMQFDRGYLSQYMVTDEDKMEAALENPYILITDKKINNIQDILPLLQSVVEQGRALFIIADDIAGEALPTLVLNKMRGTFNVVAAKAPGFGDRRKDLLADIAILTGGTVITDDLGLGLKDATLAQLGQAAKVNVTKDATTIVEGAGAKDAIAERVDMLKKQISQTTSDFDREKLQERLAKLAGGVAVINVGAATETELKERKYRIEDALNATRAAVEEGFVPGGGTALVNAITAVDALSETGDIQTGINIVKRALEEPVRQIAENAGLEGSVIVNKLKEQTPGIGYNAGDDTWVDMIQAGIVDPTKVTRSALQNAASVAALLLTTEAVVAEQPKADNGDAAAQAAMAGMGGMM; encoded by the coding sequence ATGGCTAAAGATATTAAATTTGCTGAAGATGCACGTTCAAAGATGCAAATCGGTGTGGACAAGTTAGCGAACACAGTTAAGACAACAATTGGTCCTAAGGGACGTAATGTGGTCTTAGAACAAGCATATGGTGCACCAACCATTACAAATGATGGTGTTACAATTGCGAAGGCCATTGAATTAGAAGACCACTTTGAAGACATGGGTGCTAAGTTAGTTGCCGAAGTTGCATCAAAGACAAACGACATTGCAGGAGATGGAACAACAACTGCGACTGTTTTGGCCCAAGCCATTGTGAACGAAGGGATGAAGAACGTAACAGCTGGTGCTAATCCAGTTGGCGTTCGTCGTGGAATTGAAACAGCAACCGCTACAGCTGTAAAGGCATTGCACGAAATGTCTAAGACCGTTTCGTCTAAGGAAGAAGTGGCGCAAGTTGCGTCTATTTCAGCTGCTAATGCTGAAGTTGGTGATTTGATTGCTGAAGCAATGGACAAGGTTGGTAACGACGGTGTCATTACGATTGAAGAATCAAAGGGTATCGAAACAACATTGGATGTTGTGGAAGGTATGCAATTTGATCGTGGTTACTTGTCACAATACATGGTTACTGACGAAGATAAGATGGAAGCAGCACTTGAAAATCCATACATCTTGATTACTGATAAGAAAATCAACAACATTCAAGATATCTTGCCATTATTGCAAAGTGTTGTTGAACAAGGACGTGCCCTATTCATCATTGCGGATGATATTGCTGGGGAAGCCTTGCCAACATTGGTTTTGAACAAGATGCGTGGAACATTCAACGTTGTTGCGGCGAAGGCACCTGGCTTTGGTGACCGTCGTAAGGACTTGTTGGCAGATATTGCCATCCTAACTGGGGGAACTGTTATTACAGATGACCTTGGTCTAGGTTTGAAGGATGCAACTTTGGCACAATTGGGACAAGCAGCTAAGGTAAATGTTACCAAGGATGCAACAACAATTGTTGAAGGTGCTGGGGCAAAGGATGCGATCGCTGAACGTGTTGACATGTTGAAGAAGCAAATCAGCCAAACAACATCTGACTTTGATCGTGAAAAGTTGCAAGAACGTTTGGCTAAGCTAGCAGGTGGTGTTGCCGTGATTAACGTTGGGGCAGCTACAGAAACAGAATTGAAGGAACGTAAGTACCGTATTGAAGATGCTTTGAATGCGACACGTGCGGCCGTTGAAGAAGGTTTCGTGCCCGGTGGGGGAACTGCATTGGTGAACGCCATTACAGCCGTAGACGCCTTGTCAGAGACTGGTGACATCCAAACGGGTATTAACATTGTTAAGCGTGCCTTGGAAGAACCTGTTCGTCAAATTGCTGAAAATGCTGGTTTGGAAGGATCAGTTATTGTGAACAAGTTGAAGGAACAAACACCAGGAATTGGTTACAATGCTGGGGATGATACTTGGGTTGATATGATTCAAGCTGGTATCGTGGACCCAACTAAGGTAACGCGTTCTGCGCTACAAAATGCGGCTTCTGTCGCAGCGTTGTTGTTGACGACTGAAGCAGTTGTTGCTGAACAACCAAAGGCTGATAACGGTGATGCAGCTGCGCAAGCAGCCATGGCTGGTATGGGCGGAATGATGTAA
- a CDS encoding co-chaperone GroES, with translation MLKPLGDRVVLRLAQETEQSVGGILLASNAQEKSIVGTVVAVSEHTMGDLTAPQGIVVGDEVLFDQYAGTQIVVDGEDLLVLHAKDIIGVL, from the coding sequence ATGTTAAAGCCTTTAGGAGATCGTGTTGTTTTGCGTTTGGCGCAAGAAACTGAACAATCAGTGGGTGGTATCTTGTTAGCCTCAAATGCACAAGAAAAGTCAATCGTGGGAACTGTTGTGGCAGTATCTGAGCACACAATGGGTGATTTGACTGCACCACAAGGAATTGTGGTTGGTGATGAAGTATTGTTTGATCAATACGCTGGGACACAAATTGTTGTTGATGGCGAAGATCTATTGGTCTTGCATGCTAAGGACATCATTGGTGTGCTTTAA
- a CDS encoding D-alanine--D-alanine ligase family protein: protein MTEKLNIALFFGGNSSEHDVSKRSAWNIYQAMDKDKYNVTVFLISKAGIIMNPEDSLRVFEGEDEDPIVAAAMEKMDMTNPLAPIANLGAMDQIDLFYPVVHGNLGEDGTLQSLFRLLQKPFIGPGTAASAMAFDKDLTKRVLNQAGIRNTKYVLLTDQTKDDYTYEELVEKLGTSTLFVKAAKQGSSVGIHRVKNAEEYAAGLADALQYDYKVLVEAGLKSPREVFISILGNENPRASRIGGIILPDAGEDVWYDYNNKFVDASGMTFELPATLDADLEAEITEMALATYKALGLVGLTRMDFMVDQDGVPYLGEPNTLPGFTNISLYPQMWEVSGISYSALIDEIIAYGLAEFERNAELSYDFVALGEEKVGTKNINAERATD, encoded by the coding sequence ATGACAGAAAAGTTGAATATTGCATTGTTCTTTGGTGGGAACTCATCAGAACACGACGTATCAAAGCGTTCAGCTTGGAATATTTATCAAGCAATGGATAAGGACAAGTACAATGTGACTGTCTTTTTGATTTCAAAGGCAGGAATCATTATGAACCCAGAAGACTCTTTGCGTGTCTTTGAAGGTGAAGATGAAGATCCAATCGTTGCAGCTGCAATGGAAAAGATGGATATGACAAACCCATTGGCACCAATTGCCAACTTGGGCGCAATGGATCAAATCGATCTATTCTACCCAGTTGTCCACGGTAACTTGGGTGAAGATGGAACATTGCAATCATTGTTCCGTCTATTGCAAAAGCCATTCATTGGTCCAGGAACTGCGGCGTCAGCCATGGCCTTTGACAAGGATTTGACAAAGCGTGTGTTGAACCAAGCTGGTATTCGTAACACAAAGTACGTGTTGCTTACAGACCAAACTAAGGATGACTACACATACGAAGAACTTGTTGAAAAGCTAGGAACAAGCACATTGTTTGTGAAGGCTGCTAAGCAAGGTTCATCTGTTGGTATTCACCGTGTTAAGAATGCAGAAGAATACGCTGCAGGATTGGCCGATGCCCTACAATACGACTACAAGGTACTTGTTGAAGCCGGATTGAAGTCACCACGTGAAGTGTTTATCTCAATCTTGGGTAATGAAAACCCACGTGCATCACGTATCGGAGGAATTATCCTACCTGATGCTGGTGAAGACGTTTGGTACGACTACAACAACAAGTTCGTGGACGCTTCAGGAATGACATTTGAATTGCCAGCAACTTTGGATGCTGACTTGGAAGCTGAAATTACTGAAATGGCCCTTGCAACTTACAAGGCGCTTGGTCTTGTTGGTTTGACACGTATGGACTTCATGGTTGATCAAGATGGTGTGCCATACTTGGGAGAACCAAACACATTGCCTGGATTTACAAACATTTCTTTGTATCCACAAATGTGGGAAGTTTCAGGAATCAGCTACTCAGCATTGATTGATGAAATCATTGCTTACGGATTGGCTGAATTCGAACGTAACGCTGAGTTGTCATACGACTTCGTTGCTCTTGGTGAAGAAAAGGTCGGAACTAAGAACATTAACGCTGAACGTGCCACTGATTAA
- a CDS encoding ABC-F family ATP-binding cassette domain-containing protein has protein sequence MIILQASDVTRRFNGVTFFEHLSMQIQDKGRVGLVGRNGAGKSTLLKMITGETTPDEGEISRKKGLRVAYLAQNSGLDSTLSVYNEMREVFADVIALETKMREVETAMANVTDYEGEAYQRLLTDYDQMQYDFKEKNGYGYEATIRSVLHGFGFDESFYDRKIDSLSGGQRTRLAIAKQLLETPDLLILDEPTNHLDMETLAWLEQYLQNYNGALLVVSHDRYFLDRVVNEIYDMHSGQLDHYIGNYSRFMELKAQKILGEQKAYDKQQEEIAKLEDFVQKNIVRASTTKRAQSRRKQLERMEKIEAPQNESGVARITFAAEEDSGNEVIRMADGKIGYGPTEILAKNVNLEVDKQHAVALVGPNGVGKSTLIKTLLDRLPLLGGTMRIGSSVTVGYYDQEQQVLDENKTVINTIWDAHPLMPEKDVRTILGSFMFSGEAVDKKVSSLSGGERARLLLTKLSLEKANCLILDEPTNHLDIDSREVLETALNEYNGTIFFVSHDRYFINSVASEIIELTADGTTFFDGDYDYYLEKRVANKQAEEAVAVDEPSEAVLSNQERKERQKAQRKLERELADVEKQMTAIETRLAEIDTEMNAPELAQDVYQLTQLSEESARLNTENEELEERWTELSMTLEEF, from the coding sequence ATGATTATTTTACAAGCAAGTGATGTAACGCGTCGCTTTAACGGTGTGACATTCTTTGAACACCTTTCGATGCAAATTCAAGATAAAGGGCGTGTCGGTCTAGTTGGTCGTAACGGGGCTGGAAAGTCAACGCTATTGAAAATGATTACGGGTGAAACGACACCGGATGAAGGTGAAATATCTCGTAAAAAAGGACTACGTGTGGCTTATTTGGCACAAAATTCAGGTCTAGATTCAACATTGTCTGTGTACAATGAAATGCGTGAAGTCTTTGCCGACGTGATTGCATTAGAAACTAAAATGCGTGAAGTTGAAACGGCTATGGCTAATGTGACAGATTATGAAGGTGAAGCCTATCAACGTTTGTTAACAGATTATGACCAAATGCAATATGATTTTAAAGAGAAAAATGGTTATGGTTATGAAGCCACGATTCGTAGTGTCTTACATGGATTTGGTTTTGATGAGTCGTTTTATGACCGTAAAATTGATTCATTGTCTGGAGGACAACGTACACGTTTGGCAATTGCAAAGCAATTGTTAGAAACGCCTGATTTGTTGATTTTAGACGAACCAACTAACCATTTGGATATGGAAACATTAGCTTGGTTAGAACAATACTTGCAAAATTATAATGGGGCTTTGTTGGTGGTTTCCCATGATCGTTATTTCTTAGATCGTGTCGTTAACGAAATTTATGACATGCATTCTGGTCAATTGGATCACTACATTGGAAACTACAGTCGCTTTATGGAATTGAAAGCCCAAAAGATTCTTGGTGAACAAAAAGCTTACGATAAGCAACAAGAAGAGATTGCTAAGTTAGAAGACTTTGTGCAAAAGAATATTGTCCGTGCTTCAACGACGAAGCGTGCGCAATCACGTCGTAAGCAATTGGAGCGCATGGAAAAGATTGAAGCACCACAAAATGAATCGGGTGTTGCGCGTATTACGTTTGCGGCCGAAGAAGACTCAGGTAATGAAGTGATTCGTATGGCTGACGGAAAAATTGGTTATGGGCCAACGGAAATATTGGCTAAGAATGTGAACCTTGAAGTTGATAAGCAACATGCGGTCGCCTTAGTTGGGCCAAATGGAGTTGGAAAATCAACATTGATTAAGACCTTGCTAGATCGTTTGCCTTTGTTGGGTGGCACAATGCGTATTGGCTCAAGTGTCACGGTTGGTTACTATGATCAAGAACAACAAGTCCTTGATGAAAACAAGACAGTGATTAACACAATTTGGGATGCCCATCCATTGATGCCTGAAAAGGACGTCCGTACGATTCTAGGATCATTTATGTTCAGTGGTGAAGCCGTTGATAAAAAAGTGTCATCACTATCAGGTGGTGAACGTGCGCGTTTATTGCTGACAAAATTGTCGTTAGAAAAAGCAAATTGTTTGATTCTGGACGAACCAACGAATCACTTGGATATTGATTCTCGTGAAGTGTTGGAAACAGCTTTGAACGAATACAATGGAACTATTTTCTTTGTTTCGCACGACCGTTACTTTATTAATTCAGTTGCGTCTGAAATTATTGAATTGACAGCCGATGGCACAACTTTCTTTGATGGGGACTATGACTACTATCTAGAAAAGCGAGTTGCCAATAAGCAAGCCGAAGAAGCAGTGGCAGTAGATGAACCATCTGAAGCAGTCTTGAGTAATCAAGAACGTAAAGAACGTCAGAAAGCACAACGCAAGCTGGAACGTGAATTAGCAGACGTTGAAAAGCAAATGACCGCAATTGAGACACGCTTAGCTGAAATCGATACAGAAATGAATGCCCCTGAATTGGCGCAAGATGTGTATCAATTGACGCAATTGTCTGAAGAAAGTGCCCGTTTAAACACAGAAAATGAAGAATTAGAAGAGCGTTGGACTGAGCTTTCAATGACCTTGGAAGAGTTTTAA
- the yqeH gene encoding ribosome biogenesis GTPase YqeH encodes MISDAELQEYLADELRCIGCGALIQTTESEELGYTPMSALRKGFENEEILCQRCFRLRHYNEIQPVSLTDDDFRRLLDQIGSTNSLVVYVMDVFDFSGSLIPGIHRFVGKNPILLVGNKIDVLPKSLRRSKIKDWMRQQANIAGLRPIDIALTSGRTGDDLPALMDLIEKYREGRDVYVVGVTNVGKSTMINQIIKDVTGDQNDVITTSRFPGTTLDRIEIPLDDDSAIIDTPGIIHQDQMAHYLSPKDLKYVTPQKELKPRTYQLNPEQTLFMGALARFDYVQGAKGGFTAYFDNNLMIHRTKLEKAEDFYAKHAGELLAPPSAEHLADLPPLQRHEFKTTQKTDIVIDGLGWITVPANAVVAGWAPKGVSVLTRKAMI; translated from the coding sequence TTGATTAGTGATGCAGAACTACAAGAATACCTAGCAGACGAACTACGTTGTATCGGCTGTGGGGCATTAATTCAAACAACTGAATCAGAAGAATTGGGTTACACACCAATGTCAGCTTTGCGCAAAGGTTTCGAAAACGAAGAAATCTTGTGCCAACGTTGTTTCCGTTTGCGTCACTACAATGAAATTCAACCAGTTAGTTTGACAGATGACGATTTCCGTCGTTTGTTGGACCAAATTGGTAGCACAAATTCATTGGTCGTGTACGTAATGGACGTCTTTGACTTCTCAGGATCATTGATTCCTGGAATTCACCGTTTTGTTGGTAAGAACCCAATCTTGTTGGTTGGAAACAAAATTGACGTTTTGCCAAAGTCTTTGCGGCGTAGCAAGATTAAGGACTGGATGCGTCAACAAGCAAACATCGCTGGACTACGTCCAATTGATATTGCACTAACATCTGGCCGTACAGGTGATGATTTGCCGGCTTTGATGGACTTGATTGAAAAGTACCGTGAAGGTCGTGATGTATACGTGGTTGGGGTAACCAATGTTGGTAAGTCAACAATGATTAACCAAATCATCAAGGACGTTACTGGTGATCAAAACGATGTGATTACAACATCTCGTTTCCCAGGAACAACCCTTGACCGTATCGAAATTCCTTTGGATGACGATAGCGCGATTATCGACACACCTGGTATTATTCACCAAGATCAAATGGCACATTACTTGTCTCCAAAGGACTTGAAGTATGTCACACCACAAAAGGAACTAAAGCCACGTACTTACCAATTGAACCCTGAACAAACATTGTTTATGGGTGCACTAGCACGTTTTGATTACGTGCAAGGGGCAAAGGGTGGATTTACAGCTTACTTTGATAACAACTTGATGATTCACCGTACAAAGTTGGAGAAGGCAGAAGACTTCTACGCTAAGCACGCTGGTGAATTATTAGCACCACCTTCAGCTGAGCATTTGGCAGATTTGCCACCATTGCAACGCCATGAATTTAAAACAACACAAAAGACAGATATCGTCATCGACGGACTTGGTTGGATTACTGTACCAGCTAATGCAGTTGTTGCCGGTTGGGCCCCTAAGGGTGTATCTGTTTTGACTCGAAAGGCTATGATTTAA
- a CDS encoding DUF2785 domain-containing protein produces MATDYSELRQEVSRLRQRVLTGELYNSLGDVLGRWLDEIDHTIDRTQTSRIVGMRPDDEHELTELMIALRTEEKKDVTDDELELLVKGLHAKDFFIRDAGALTLLTELIQGGVLGWDQVKRVAFLISRDDYLFAHIDEAPNDAVFTRAAAVNLLAVIFFWGPRQYQKHLPVLLQTQIIERFALYMALERDNRGMIADKGLAQTYLQVGQFLDATALNEQVQRADKIFLLTLMVEALKRQPYAMVTGEDWRLVTYWINLLNLDQIYVDYALNLLKQWRKSLVLQRAAQDEVSWTRLSNQKHFLQGLLVREKLPEEIREYLNQAKNILA; encoded by the coding sequence ATGGCAACAGACTATAGTGAATTACGGCAAGAAGTTAGTCGATTACGTCAACGTGTCTTAACAGGTGAATTGTACAATTCATTAGGGGATGTCTTGGGACGTTGGCTAGACGAAATTGACCACACAATTGATCGCACACAAACAAGTCGTATTGTGGGGATGCGCCCGGACGACGAACATGAATTGACTGAATTGATGATTGCATTGCGCACAGAAGAAAAAAAGGACGTCACAGACGATGAATTGGAATTATTGGTAAAAGGCTTGCATGCGAAAGATTTTTTTATTCGCGATGCGGGTGCGTTGACACTTTTAACCGAATTAATTCAAGGTGGCGTACTCGGTTGGGACCAAGTGAAACGTGTGGCATTTTTAATTAGTCGCGATGATTATTTATTTGCCCACATTGATGAAGCACCAAATGATGCAGTATTTACCCGTGCTGCAGCGGTCAATTTATTGGCAGTTATTTTCTTTTGGGGACCACGCCAATATCAAAAGCATTTGCCAGTCTTACTACAGACGCAAATTATCGAACGTTTTGCTTTGTATATGGCATTAGAGCGTGATAATCGTGGCATGATTGCGGATAAAGGATTGGCCCAAACATATCTGCAAGTTGGTCAATTTTTAGATGCGACAGCTTTAAATGAGCAAGTCCAGCGAGCGGATAAAATTTTCTTATTGACCCTAATGGTCGAGGCGCTAAAACGTCAACCATATGCAATGGTCACTGGTGAAGATTGGCGTCTCGTGACGTATTGGATTAATTTACTGAATTTAGACCAAATTTACGTCGACTATGCGTTGAATTTATTGAAGCAGTGGCGTAAGAGCCTGGTATTACAGCGAGCAGCGCAAGACGAAGTGAGTTGGACACGTTTAAGTAATCAAAAACATTTTTTACAAGGCCTATTAGTTCGTGAAAAATTGCCTGAAGAAATCCGAGAATACCTAAATCAAGCGAAGAACATACTCGCTTAA
- a CDS encoding APC family permease, whose product MWRYLKRLVIGKPLKTLDEGSQKLSRGKALALLSSDALSSVAYGTEQIITALLMAGTVALWWQLPIAGLVLLLLAAITLSYRQIIHAYPGGGGAYRVTAKNWGQKAGLVAGGSLLVDYTLTVAVSVASGTEAITSALPGLRPYSVLIAIGLILLLMALNLRGVRESAGFLTIPVFFFIAMVVLMIGMGLYNIVTGQVTYNATAAVGTSFGSASIVLFMRAFSSGSSSLTGVEAISNAVPNFKEPKAKNAAATLSIMALILAFFFAGITFLSYWYGIVPREEVTVLSQIGMVTFGHGVLFYLFQLATALILAVAANTGFSAFPQLAYNLAKDKYMPHIYLDKGDRLSYSNGIVSLALGAIALVLIFQGSTEQLIPLYAIGVFVPFTLSQSGMLRHWLREREGHWRLKMTVNFIGALISGILVISLFLLRFDVIWPYLVVMPVLMGIFWRIHLHYVNVADELRVMAKERVERHRYSGSTVVILVSNLTKVTVGAVDYAKSIGDQVIAMHVSFDSNPQKERDLGVKFKKEFPDVRYVDIHSSYRSITEPAVRFVDEISKNAKERNHSVTILIPSFVPRHGWQNALHNQNSMRLHNALASRDVAVSIYYYHLKH is encoded by the coding sequence ATGTGGCGTTATCTTAAGCGTCTTGTCATTGGGAAACCATTGAAGACGCTCGATGAAGGATCGCAAAAATTAAGTCGCGGAAAAGCTTTGGCTTTGTTGTCATCTGATGCACTGTCATCTGTGGCATATGGAACCGAGCAAATCATTACTGCCTTGTTGATGGCAGGAACAGTTGCACTGTGGTGGCAATTACCAATTGCCGGATTAGTGTTGTTGTTGTTGGCGGCGATTACACTATCGTACCGACAAATCATTCATGCTTATCCAGGTGGTGGTGGTGCGTATCGTGTTACGGCCAAAAATTGGGGCCAAAAAGCAGGGTTAGTGGCCGGAGGATCATTACTTGTTGACTACACGTTGACGGTGGCCGTATCGGTTGCATCAGGAACCGAAGCCATTACATCAGCGCTACCAGGACTGCGTCCATACTCTGTGTTAATTGCCATTGGCTTGATTTTGCTATTGATGGCATTGAACCTGCGTGGTGTTCGTGAATCGGCTGGTTTCCTAACGATTCCAGTTTTCTTCTTTATCGCGATGGTCGTGTTAATGATTGGGATGGGGTTGTATAACATTGTGACCGGTCAAGTAACTTATAATGCGACAGCCGCAGTAGGAACAAGCTTTGGAAGTGCGTCGATTGTTTTGTTTATGCGTGCATTCTCAAGTGGTTCTTCTTCCTTGACCGGAGTGGAAGCCATTTCTAATGCGGTGCCTAATTTTAAAGAACCTAAAGCCAAGAATGCGGCTGCCACATTATCAATTATGGCGCTAATCTTAGCATTCTTTTTCGCGGGTATTACCTTCTTATCATATTGGTATGGAATTGTACCGCGTGAAGAAGTAACAGTCTTATCTCAAATTGGAATGGTTACCTTCGGCCATGGTGTCTTATTCTATCTATTCCAATTAGCGACTGCCTTGATTTTAGCAGTAGCCGCAAATACAGGTTTCTCTGCCTTTCCACAATTGGCCTACAATTTGGCGAAAGACAAGTACATGCCACATATTTACCTAGATAAGGGTGACCGTCTGAGCTATTCAAATGGAATCGTATCCCTTGCTTTAGGTGCGATAGCGCTAGTTTTGATTTTCCAAGGATCAACGGAACAATTAATTCCCTTATATGCCATTGGGGTTTTCGTTCCCTTTACTTTGTCTCAATCAGGGATGTTACGTCATTGGTTACGTGAGCGTGAAGGACATTGGCGCTTGAAGATGACTGTCAATTTTATTGGGGCGTTAATTTCTGGAATCTTAGTCATTTCATTGTTCTTATTACGCTTTGATGTTATCTGGCCTTACCTAGTTGTGATGCCAGTATTGATGGGAATCTTTTGGCGTATTCATCTCCACTATGTGAATGTGGCGGATGAATTACGTGTCATGGCTAAGGAACGTGTTGAACGTCATCGTTATTCAGGAAGCACAGTTGTTATTTTGGTGTCTAATTTGACTAAGGTGACAGTGGGTGCCGTGGATTATGCGAAATCAATTGGGGACCAAGTCATTGCGATGCACGTCTCCTTTGATTCTAATCCACAAAAAGAACGCGATTTAGGTGTGAAATTTAAAAAGGAATTTCCAGATGTTCGCTATGTTGATATCCATTCTTCATACCGTTCAATCACTGAACCAGCAGTTCGTTTTGTGGACGAAATTTCTAAGAATGCCAAAGAGCGAAATCACTCAGTGACCATTTTGATTCCAAGTTTTGTGCCCCGTCATGGTTGGCAAAATGCGTTGCACAATCAAAATAGTATGCGTCTGCATAATGCATTAGCGAGTCGCGATGTGGCCGTATCAATTTACTACTACCACTTGAAACACTAA